The following proteins are encoded in a genomic region of Odocoileus virginianus isolate 20LAN1187 ecotype Illinois chromosome 14, Ovbor_1.2, whole genome shotgun sequence:
- the NSA2 gene encoding ribosome biogenesis protein NSA2 homolog, which translates to MPQNEYIELHRKRYGYRLDYHEKKRKKEGREAHERSKKAKKMIGLKAKLYHKQRHAEKIQMKKTIKMHEKRNTKQKNDEKTPQGAVPAYLLDREGQSRAKVLSNMIKQKRKEKAGKWEVPLPKVRAQGETEVLKVIRTGKRKKKAWKRMVTKVCFVGDGFTRKPPKYERFIRPMGLRFKKAHVTHPELKATFCLPILGVKKNPSSPLYTTLGVITKGTVIEVNVSELGLVTQGGKVIWGKYAQVTNNPENDGCINAVLLV; encoded by the exons ATG CCACAAAATGAATATATCGAGTTACACCGTAAGCGCTATGGATATCGTTTGGATTaccatgagaaaaagagaaagaaggaaggtcgAGAGGCTCATGAACGTtcaaagaaggcaaaaaagatGATTGGTCTGAAAGCTAAGCTCTACCATAAACAGCGCCATGctgagaaaatacaaatgaaaaagac TATTAAGATGCATGAAAAGAGAAACACCAAACAGAAGAATGATGAAAAGACTCCACAAGGAGCAGTACCTGCATATCTACTGGACCGAGAGGGACAGTCTCGAGCTAAAGTACTTTCCAATATGATTAAACAGAAACGAAAAGAGAAAGCG GGAAAATGGGAGGTCCCTCTGCCCAAAGTTCGTGCCCAGGGAGAAACAGAAGTATTAAAAGTTATTcgaacaggaaagagaaagaagaaagcctgGAAGAGGATGGTTACTAAAGTCTGCTTTGTTGGAGATGGCTTTACTCGAAAACCACCTAAGTATGAAAGATTCATTAGGCCAATG GGATTACGTTTCAAGAAGGCTCATGTAACACATCCTGAACTGAAAGCCACCTTTTGCTTGCCAATACTTGGTGTAAAGAAGAATCCCTCATCCCCACTGTATACAACTTTGGGTGTTATTACCAAAGGAACCGTCATTGAGGTGAACGTGAGCGAGTTGGGCCTTGTAACACAAGGAGGCAAAGTCATCTGGG GAAAATATGCCCAGGTTACCAATAATCCTGAAAATGATGGATGCATAAATGCAGTCTTACTGGTTTGA